From Anaerolineae bacterium:
CGAGTTGGACGAAAAAAGCGGGCGGCCAAAAGCCTGGATAGACCCGGCCATGTGCGTGGGCTGCGGCCTGTGTTTTGACGTGTGCGCCCGCCAGGCCATAGAGGCCGGGGCGGAGAAGGAAGGGAAAAAACAATGAGCACAACCAACTTTGTTTTAGCCGGGGTCGGCGGCCAGGGCACCATCCTGGCCAGCGATGTGGTGGCCCAAACCGGCCTGCACCTTGGCCTGGACGCCAAAAAGTCAGAAGTGCATGGCATGGCTCAACGCGGCGGCGCGGTGATCAGCCACGTGCGCTGGGCCGAAAAAGTGGCCTCGCCCTTGTGCGAAAAAGGCGCGGCCGATTATCTGATTGCCCAGGAAATGCTGGAAAGCCTGCGCTGGATAGACTTTTTGCGCCCCGGCGGCGTGGCCGTTATCAACCAACAACGCATCCCGCCCACGTCAATTATTTTTGGCGCAGCCACTTACCCCTCGCCCGAAGAGATTGTGGCTGCGTTCCAAAAAGTGGCCGGACAAGTTTTACTGGTTGACGCCCTTGGCGTGGCCGAACGACTACAAAATGCGCGGGTAGCCAACAGCGTGCTGCTTGGCGCGCTGTCGTCGGTGATGGATGTGCCTGC
This genomic window contains:
- a CDS encoding indolepyruvate oxidoreductase subunit beta gives rise to the protein MSTTNFVLAGVGGQGTILASDVVAQTGLHLGLDAKKSEVHGMAQRGGAVISHVRWAEKVASPLCEKGAADYLIAQEMLESLRWIDFLRPGGVAVINQQRIPPTSIIFGAATYPSPEEIVAAFQKVAGQVLLVDALGVAERLQNARVANSVLLGALSSVMDVPAEDWLEVLTARVPPRHVAVNRQAFFAGRERQWLAET